A region from the Bradyrhizobium erythrophlei genome encodes:
- a CDS encoding twin-arginine translocation signal domain-containing protein, whose amino-acid sequence MERRHFLQLAVGFAAGAAALTAGAQAAPLSPHPLGLDERLPSANQDIHSAVTTEAEVEHLKPEQVRWGHGHGHHWGWHRRHWGWHRRHWGWRHRHWGWRRRHWRRWQRRHW is encoded by the coding sequence ATGGAACGCCGCCACTTTTTGCAGCTCGCCGTTGGATTTGCCGCCGGAGCCGCCGCGCTGACCGCGGGCGCGCAGGCCGCGCCGCTGTCGCCGCATCCGCTTGGCCTAGATGAACGGCTGCCGTCAGCGAATCAGGATATTCATTCCGCCGTCACGACCGAGGCTGAGGTCGAGCATCTCAAGCCCGAACAGGTCCGCTGGGGACACGGGCACGGGCATCACTGGGGCTGGCACCGCCGCCACTGGGGCTGGCACCGCCGCCACTGGGGTTGGCGCCACCGTCATTGGGGCTGGCGTCGCCGGCACTGGCGCCGCTGGCAGCGCCGTCACT
- a CDS encoding DUF2214 family protein, protein MSTLFAFLHHVCAFTLVAAVAIELTLIRQELTLASARRLQVTDLVLGIAAGALLVIGLLRVFFFEKGASYYFHSHAFLGKLSLFVVIGLLSIIPTREFLSWRGALTAGRVPVIGARKLRLVTGIIHGELFAIVIILLCAAIMARGGWV, encoded by the coding sequence ATGTCCACGCTGTTCGCCTTCCTCCACCACGTCTGCGCCTTCACGTTGGTGGCAGCGGTGGCCATCGAGTTGACGCTGATCCGGCAGGAACTGACGCTTGCCTCGGCGCGGCGGCTGCAGGTCACGGACCTCGTGCTTGGGATCGCCGCGGGTGCGCTGCTGGTGATCGGGCTGTTGCGGGTGTTCTTCTTCGAGAAGGGCGCGAGCTATTATTTTCACAGCCACGCCTTTCTCGGGAAACTCTCGCTGTTCGTCGTGATCGGACTATTGTCGATCATTCCGACCAGGGAATTCCTGTCGTGGCGCGGGGCGCTGACGGCGGGGCGGGTCCCGGTGATCGGCGCCAGGAAGCTCAGACTGGTGACCGGGATTATCCACGGCGAGCTGTTTGCGATCGTCATCATCCTGCTGTGTGCCGCCATCATGGCGCGGGGCGGATGGGTGTAG
- a CDS encoding Fic family protein, translating to MTGDERNRRDSRALEPELIVDPQAKAVAEARNGFRQYDAAIGAIHSALERGSFKLRPSLILGLQREALAGISSYAGNYRPGGVAIEGSKHEPVGAHLVPELVEDMCDYVNDHWEGSTPIHLAAYVMWRLNWIHPFADGNGRTSRIASYVVLSIRAGSILPGTPTIPDQIVDNRKPYFDALDAADLAFHDGRIDVSRMEELLGSLLANQLAQFYKSVGGKLPG from the coding sequence ATGACAGGTGACGAGCGCAACCGGCGAGATAGCCGAGCGCTCGAGCCTGAGTTGATCGTTGACCCTCAAGCAAAGGCCGTCGCCGAAGCCAGGAACGGGTTTCGACAATACGATGCGGCGATCGGCGCAATCCATAGTGCACTGGAGCGGGGTTCGTTCAAGCTGCGTCCCTCGCTCATTCTTGGTTTACAACGGGAAGCGCTTGCCGGAATCAGCTCCTATGCTGGGAATTATCGTCCCGGCGGCGTCGCGATTGAAGGCAGCAAGCACGAACCGGTCGGCGCACATTTGGTGCCGGAACTGGTCGAGGACATGTGCGATTACGTCAACGATCATTGGGAAGGCAGCACGCCGATACATCTTGCGGCTTACGTGATGTGGCGACTGAACTGGATTCATCCGTTTGCGGATGGCAACGGGCGCACCTCCCGCATCGCATCCTATGTCGTGCTGTCAATCCGCGCAGGTTCGATCTTGCCGGGTACTCCCACTATTCCGGATCAAATTGTTGACAACCGTAAGCCCTATTTCGACGCCCTGGATGCCGCAGATTTGGCCTTCCACGACGGAAGGATCGACGTTTCAAGGATGGAAGAGCTTTTGGGTTCTCTACTCGCAAACCAGCTTGCTCAGTTCTACAAATCTGTCGGTGGCAAACTGCCAGGCTAG